In Sander vitreus isolate 19-12246 chromosome 8, sanVit1, whole genome shotgun sequence, the genomic window TAAAcatatttgttctgttttaattttgtagATTTTCAGTGACAAGTTGCACAAAGCCAAAGTAACCCACGCAGAGTTCAACCCCCGTTGTGATTGGTTATTGGCGACGGCCTCAGTCGACCACACTGTGAAACTTTGGGACCTGAGAAACCTCAAAGACAAGAAGAGCTTTCTCCACGAGATGCCTCATGAGAGAGCCGTCAATTCAGGTAACACTCTCATTTAGAAAACTCTTCCTTACTTTATTAAGTTACTGCTTTCCGTCTTTGCTACatacgtttgttttttttagaatattATCCAACGTTTGTCCAATATAAATGATATGAAAGTAAATGATAACACTAAGTGTAACTTGTCCTGACATTTGAAGGGACCTCTGAGAGTCTACCATCCATGTTTCTCATTAATAAATATAGTTGTGTAGTAGTAGTTAAGTGTCCTTGTTTGTGTAAGATACAagtcatgtttttgtctttccatTTAATCCAACCCTGTTCAGTtttcttaatttatttaataaaaaaggtaGGTACAAGAACCTAGAAGATGTTAATGGCCATGATTCTTATGTATTACAGTTTCTAtgacaggttgtttttttaaaaaaaaaaaaaaaaaaaaaaaatctatagaTTATTTTGTAAAACTGTTACTGTCGGTTCCTCACAGCCTACTTCAACCCGTTGGACTGCTCCAAGTTGCTCACCACAGATCAGTACGATCAGATCCGGGTCTACTCGTCCTCTGATTGGTCGAAGCCTCAACACGTCATCCAACATCCACACAGACAGTTTCAGCATCTCACACCCATCAAGGTTTGTTTCTTCTCTAGTGTATGTATCCTTCTGTAACTTATCCTGAGGGATCATGACTAACAAACATAGTTTAGTTGCACAAGAGATCGACGTACATACACAAACTGCAAGAAAGCAATTCACAGACATCATTACCTTTGCAGATATTAAAGAACCAGGTGCTATTTGAAGAGACATGTCAGGTGGAAGCAGTATCTTGTGGGAGAATACAGTTTGTGACAACATAATTCTGTTATTATTTCTCTGTAGGCCACATGGCACCCTTTCTATGACCTAATCGTTGCGGGCCGTTACCCTGATGACCGAGTTTGCCCCGGAGATCAGAGGACCATCGACATCTTTGATTCCAACACAGCAGAGCTCGTGTGTCAGCTGCAAGATCCCACCGCTTCAGGGATCAAATCTGTGAGTATGTTTTTAAAGCACCGGGAAAAACCGTAAAGGCATGAAAACACGTTATTAACACAGAGAAATATGTATTTACAGATCAACAAGTTCAATCCAATGGGTGACGTGATTGGATCTGGAATGGGTGAGTTTTTCAAAAGCACTCCATTTTTGGCATGTTTATTTTATCTGTGAGAGGTCAACGTGTGTCACTAAAGCTGCTTAATGTTCACTCACAGGTGTAACGGTGCTGGTCTGGGATCGAAACGAGTCATTGATCAGTGATCGACACAAAGCACAGGAGGAAACCTCAACCTCGGTGGACAGTTTAAGAGGCCAGCGAAGGAGTCGGCAGCAGCGCTCCAGCAGGGACAGGAGAGGTCCTGTTGTGGATGCAAAGCTTAAGAAGAAACTGGCTTCTCTGGAAGAATCGGAGACCAAAACCAAGACCCAGACTGGGTGtactaaacaaaaacaagcacagaTGAGGAAGAAGTAGGGTATGTAATGGTGTGGATCCATGTATATATTCCTATGTTTACTGTTCGTTGTGTCTCTAACTTCAGGGATTGTTTGAAAAAatgtttcagatgttttttttgttttttttataaagtgttTTTCTACTGTACTATAATAAAAATTATCATGTTTGATACACAATTGAttgatatttattttacaaatctTTGACCACATCGATACTATGAAAACACACTACAGGAAGATTTAAGGCAAGTGATTAATTGCATACACCTTTATCTCATATAGATAGGCAGTTTGTGTATCATGCATAACTGAAGAGATAGTTTCCACGTAGGTCATGGACCGTGACATTTGCCAGCTGGAGGAGCACTTCAGTCCAGGCCTCCTGTTCCTTTCTTCTGTCCTGTTGCCAGGCCTGCTGGGCAGAGTACACCATGCTCAGGACAAGAACATCAAACTGATCATGAGTCAGCGGCCTGCTTCTCTGATCCTTCAGTGTGGTCACCGTCTGCACCATGGAGCTCGGACTTCTGGGAATGTTGTCATTGATCTGAGACAGAAAAGCTCGCCCCAGCCTCATCGATGCCATCTCCTCGTCGAGCATTACAATGTTGTTGTCCCGGTCGAGCTCCACCCCGCCCAGCAAGAACTGCACATAAGTATAGATAAGGAAATATGCATCACTTACTCTGCAAGTAAAATATGGCACAGTTTGTGTTTTAGCTGAGTGTAGATGCCTGTTAACTCTTAAATAAAGAACTTACCTCAAACATCAGGTTTGCATCAGAGACTGATGAGCCAGTTTTTTGAGAAGTTGGACTTATGCCTGCAGCCACATCTAAAGTAGAAAATACTGAAGTTTAACtaataataaaatgcaaagaaactGTCAGTGCCTGCATACAccttttgtactttttactgcataTTGATCAGTGCATGCAGTATCATTATATAACAACTTAAAAATGCTCAAATGCAACAGAAGATATTCTGTTTCTACTTACCTTGCAGCACTTGCTCAAACGAAAGCCATAAGATCACCTGGAAGCAgattttaagttgttttttcatattcatttttctTCTGATTATTGCCGACTGATAAACCACCTAAACATCTCCTTTCCCTCGACCACTTTTGTGAATCCTGTCCGAAGCAGCTCAGCCTGAATACCACTCATTTTTCCACTTTGGAAAAAAGGAACCAAAAGCCAGATGGCTGTGATtcagagcagagagcaacaaatAAATCCTGGTTTTTCATCCACAGCATGCAGAACTTTGAGTTAGCAGAACTCTACTTAACACACCACTTGTTCTGCCCTAATtcaaatacaaacatttaaGATATTACCTGAATGATGCATTTTCCCAGTATATTCATGATgaacaatacaaaacaaaagataaataaaaacaatcattCATGTAGTCTGTATCAATTAACTAAGGCTAAGGGTCCTTCTCAACATAAGTTGAAGAAAAGAAGAGGTATTAGGgcattttttggcatttcttcatAAACTCATGAGATTTTGCAGGTAGATTTAGATCATTTTTCTATTTGTTCATCCAAGGCTTAACCTTTAAGTATTTGCaactatgaattaaatatttacCCAATAAAATCAAATTATTCACCACAAAATCAAAATTGTACTACTTTACATTAAAACTCAATAAAAGCTTTATcaggcatcaaattcagtgGGTGAAGCCATCTTTGAAAAGATAACCAGAATTCCTACACTAATTCACACAggaaaaattaaaatatgctCTACAGAATCCACAAGTACTATTATCCCAATGAAACTTTTATGCGAGAATTCATTGGATGAATAAATGTTATTTGAAAGCTCACCGCTTTGGTTTTAGGTGGAATAGGATAAGacaaatatataacataacCTTAAAATCCAATGCTGTTGCTGTAGGTTAGACCTATACAGTGCATGCTGTAACAAAGGCATTATCTTTATCACAACATGCCTGGAGTCATTAACTATGTAGCTAATTACGTAATTAGTTAAGTGTCCAACCTACATAACTGACTCCTCTCACTTAAAATGACGTATTTAGTAGAATGTCTACAGCATTATTTGCATTAGAAGTAGGCCTATCCTATTTCCAAAATAACAGTTGTAGTAACACAGCTCCACCACATGGAGGCAGCAGCACCAGTTGATACCAGCGACTCGTTTCGTATCTGACCGATGAAAAAGTTTATTTACTTCCGGTGAAGAGTTCAGCTGCTCCCGGATATAAAGGTAACGACGATTGTTtactactcttttttttttttttttttaagcgttACGACTCTTTTGCCTCATTTTCAGTCCTAGTTATAACTCTACCTCCATGATATCGCGGTTGAATTGTGATTCAATTAAACGTTAGCCAGCTATCTAGCTGCTGTGGGCTGCTCTGTATAACCGTAGTAAGCGACTTGTTTTTCTTAGGATGGCGGAGGCATGTCCCGCCCTTCTTTGCTTTActttgcctctgattggcttacgtTGACTCTTGCGTAAACCTAGCCAACCCAACCAACGGAGGCAACGAGTAGTAACCAATCAGGgggagagtagggcgggtcatgcCTTCCCCATGCCATTGCCATCCTaggattttgttgttgttgctaacCGTAAACACAAcatagctagcgttagcctgtCAGACAGAGCCTCTGACGTTAACTTAACAaacatcaaaattaaaaacGTGTTtcatttaacgttagctgatTTAATAGCAACATAACCAAACTTTGGAGCAGCTGCCTTGTGTTTGTGCATATTATAGCGATAAACACTCTtatcacattatttttaatgtagctaaaactaatgcagtgtAATTTAACAGTAATGCAGTAAGTATGACTTTTATAAAGGTGatcatgttcattttttgtttaaacagTTTCAGAGGGGTGTTAATTTAACTGTATGGTGATTTGTTTGTCGTTGTTTTGTATTGTGCTGTAACATTACTGGTATGTGTGTCTCTAGTCTTTAGTTGAGATAAATGAGGTGGAGAAATGATTAGAAACACCTTTCAGTAAAATGCAATACAATTTAATAATACAGTCTCCAAAATTACCAATACATGATCAACACCAACGCCAGAGGGATAAATCAGGCGCGCCGATATTAgtgtactttatatactgcataTTGATAAATCGGCTGCTCGGtaacaagaaattgcagtacagaaatgctcaaatgtgtTTGACTCTGTCACCACTATTAAAGTCCACCGAAAAAAATCTCCTGTTTCGTACATATTATTGTCACTAGGAAAAAATGAATGTTGTTTATAGTTTCTAACATATGGAGAagatcaaatatcacaatattttttttaccaaatactaTATATCGATATTGCAACAATATTATAGGGTTGACTAGTGGTGCTTTcactaaatatttacacaatgagatttttgacaaTCATCAATGATGTGGCTATAATGAGtgggcaaataatagaacagataAAATAGTCTGGTAAGTTTAGAAAactacatcactttactgtaatgtagtctttaaaaccaggaaaagacaacaattATGCCATATTATgttattacgatatccaaaatctaagacaatatctagtctcatcaTAACAGTATCGATAAAATGGTGATCTGTTGCCCAACCCTATTTTATAgtttgtaaaaatactctgatGTGAATAATATTTCTTGTTAAACATGAATTTCCCACATAAAAAGTAAGAAATTCTTGATCCGGCCTCGCGCTAGTTTGACCGGTGAAAGAGCAATGTGCATCAAGATGGCTAGCGTAGAGGAAACATCGGACAGTGTCAGCCATACACGTTTGAGTCTCAGTCAGACCCAGCCTCATGCGGAGATGAGGAGTCTGTTGTGTACCAAATTCAGCGACAAGCAGATGTATCAGAATGGGAAGTGTAGCTAGCATCTTAtatgtgtttatgttgtttgttgtaaCCATCAGTGGCTGACACAGCATTAGTAGTTGTGAAATACACAATAATATCGCTGTCTGTAATTACAAGTCCGCTCTGCGCTGGAGGTTTCAGGTTTCTTTCTATGCTTTTGCATACTTTCAACTTTGTGACGTACCAAATCTAGCTTGCCCAGGACGTTTGAATCTCTGATTTGTGTGCACATACATCTCCCCCTTCAGGAATGTTAGAAACACCTATCTAGTGACAAACTGCACAGATACAAGTCAGTATAGTCAACGTCAGACATCTTACAGGACataaacataagaaaaacacatttttgagtggagggCATCTTTATTGTGTTtcgtattagactgcattagttttagatATATCTTAttaactggcaactgagtgtaaaTGGATACAATGCTGTTTGGTGACTTTGTCAGGCAAGAAGCAAAGATGGAGTCCAGCGAGGACGGGGGCCTCAGTGTCGGGGGCTCTGTCGGAGAGGAGAACTACTTCCTGGGATACACCTTCACCGACCGCTCCCACTCCAGCCGGGTGGTGAAGAGCATCATGGACCTGTGTCTGGAGGACGGCCTGTTCGCTGACGTCACCATCACTGTTGATAGCAAAGAGTTTCACCTACACCGGCTGGTGCTCTCGGCACAGAGCAGTTTCTTCCGCACCATGTTCACCTCCAACCTCAAAGAGTCCCACAACCGCTCTATTGAGCTGAAGGATGTCAGCGCCACTGTCTTTCAGCTGCTGATTGACTACATCTACCACGGCACGATTAAACTGAGGGTGGAGGAGCTACAGGACACCTATGAGATGGCAGATATGTACCAGCTGACTGCACTGTTTGAGGAATGCTCCCGCTTCCTCTCACGCACAGTTGAGGTCAAGAACTGCCTGCAGGTGATCCACTGTTTTCACAAGCCTCTGCTGCTTGATAATATATAATTGTGTAGTATCAGTGTAATGATTACCTGTTTTTGCCCAGGTGATGTGGcttgcagacagacacagtgatCAGGAGTTGTATACTGCAGCCAAGCATTGTGCTAAGATCCACCTGGCCCAGGTGCATCAGACTGAAGAATTTCTtaatctgcctctctgtctgctcttgGACATCATCAAAGGTATTACCCATCGCCGTCCTATCTCTATGTGCCGAAACGTCTGAAACAGTGTTGTTCCATTTACTGCAAGACATTTGCTGTATTGTTTAAATTACTCCTTGCCAAATCATAATGGCTAGCAGTGATGACATCATACATAATTTGTAATTAGCTTAAACATGCAACAGTTATAGTCCTGTCACCTTGAATACACATTTTATGGGGCGTCCTGGTAACTGAATGGTTAAGCAAATTATGAAATCAGCCAACCGCCCCCCTTGTTTCTTGTCTGCTTCTTCACTTCACTGCCACTATCCAACAAAGGGGAAAtgccaaataaataatataaattgtATTAATCTGACTCGCTAGGTCTGTCtatttgtcttgtcttgtgtttgtttgtgttcagaTGGAGTTCCGAGCTCCCAGAATCCAACAATGGCCATCGAGTCGTGGATCAACCACAACaaggtggagagagaggagtTTTCTTGTATCCTCCAAGAAAATCTCAAGGTAACATTCTTTCATCTAGAGCTGAAAACTATTTTTAAAGAGGGTGCTCTCATTTTATGTCTGCTGTAATTATTTGTATCTCTGATGTCTGATATGTCTTTATCTTGTGTGTCTACAGGAAATCGGGGAAAATGTCCACATTTACCTGATTGGTAAAGAGGAGGCGCGGACTCACTCCCTGGCTGTGTCGCTTCACTGTGACGAGGACGATGCGATCAGCGTAAGCGGCCAGAACAGTTTATGCCATCAGATCACTGCAGCCTGTAAACACGGAGGTGACCTGTATGTGGTGGGGGGGTCCATCCCTCGCCGCATGTGGAAGTGCAACATGCACACCATGGACTGGGAGCGCTGCGCCCCACTGCCCAGAGACCGCCTCCACCATACAATGGTCTCTGTCTCTACTGAGGACGCTATCTACTCTCTAGGAGGTAAGACGTTGCAGGACACACTTTCTAACGCCGTCATCTATTACACAGTGAAGGACAACATGTGGATAGAGACTAGCCAGCTGGACACTGCAGTGTCCGGGGCTGCTGGTGTAAACCTGGGAGGTACCATCTACCTGCTTGGAGGGGAGGAGAATGACATGGACTTTTTTACGAAGCCGTCTCGACTGATTCAGTGCTTTGACACCGCCTCCCAGAAGTGCCAGATCAAACCTTACATGCTACCGTTCGCGGGCTGCATGCACGCTGCGGTCCACATGGATGTGATCTTCATCGTAGCAGAGGGAGACTCCCTGGTGTGCTACAACCCTCTGCTGGAGAGCTTCACCCGCCTGCGCTTCCCTGAGGTGTGGAGCTGCGTTCCTTCACTGTGGAAGGTGGCCAGCTGTAACGGCTGCATATACGTCTTCAGGGACAAATGTAAGAAAGGTGACGCAAACACGTTAAAGTTTAACCCGGCCACATCTGTCGTCTCCGTTATCAGAGGTATAAAAATCCTCCTCACAAACTGGCAGTTTGTTTTGGCCTAAACCAGCCTCTGGATGTTCATAATGCGGTCCACACAGCTGCCACGGAGGAATCAGGGAAGACTGTTGGATAACTTGCCATGACTTCACTGTTCAGACATCCTGTGAGGAGACctgctttaaatgtatttactcAGCTGGTTTCTGTGTCACTCATTCCATTCTGACACCAGACCAGTAGAAACAGTTCAGcggtgtgtgtctctttccttTATTATTCCAGTGTTTCTCATTGTGGACACTTAGAAGTAGCTGAGAAGTCAAACAATTGAAATCATTGACAATTGATGCTGTAACCAGTGATGAACTAATCAACATTATTTCCTGTGCACTGCTTGTTTATTGACACGCATGACCAACTTCagtgtaaaaacataaaacatcctTCGGTATATcgtaagtaaataaatgtatcatGATGTTATAGGTTAAATATTCTCAGATGTCAAATTTGAAGTCAAATGTGCATAAACATGATAACAGAGGATGTTTTCTAACTTCAATTTTTCACAGTTTCTTGTCTTGAGATTGTATTTTTTGATGTATGTTCAACTGAAATCAAAAATGGGAAATATATTGCTGTAGCTACTATACAAGCTGTCACTGTTGTTCTGATATTTATGGCCCTTTAGCCTTTATGTATTAACCATTTATTACCAGAGATCTTTCATTCTTGCAATTATACAGCGATGCATTTAGAAATGGTGTGCTTTGTTGCGGCGTAGCTATTTAAAGCTTTGCCACAACAAAGACATAACCCCTAACAGTATTTGTCTTTGGATTGGTAATGCATCTTGTGAATGGCGAGGTGGTAAAGGTGCCTGTTTTGTCCTTGGGGGAGGAAAAGGGGAGTTGAAGGAGAGAAAGGTACTACAGAGAGGCCAAAACTTTGATCCCATTGATGTGGTGCAGGAGGCTATGCAGCTGAAACCCAAGCCCAGTAACCTGTCAGACTTTGTGAACTATTCTAGGCATCAGTTGCTGACGCCAAGATGAGGGGTGGAGGTTTCTGGGGGCACATATGCGCCTCCATAAGAACTCGCAATAGGAACTGACGGCCACTACGAGCACCATCTGACGTGCAGTCGCTTAATGTTGGGCAATAACGCTGTTTATAGCCCCCATATCACAGTTCACAGTCCCACATGTGAGAGTCTGGTGAGATCAATTTGTGGATGTGTGTTTAATGCTCCAGAGGGTTGTAATGTGTAAATGTATAGTCCAGTGTTTGGTCAGTGAGTGAGGTTTAGTGCAAAGGTAGATCGCTAGGAACTGTAGTGACCTTGGGACTGCTTGCTGAGGGAAGGACAGAATTCCTGAAGGGACACATGGTCTAGAGTGACAAGGCCATCTGCTGTAGCGCCAGCAGTAGGAGGAAGGTGGAGGGGGTTGGACACAGGGAGGAGGGGAtgggggggttggggggctGAGAATTCCTTTCGCTGGGGTGTGGAGGGAGCAGATATTCTGGGATATCACTGCTAGCACTCCGCCGGGAAACGTGTTTCTTTGGCATTTTTCAAGCGGAAATCTGAGGGAGAATTTTTGAACACTTGATGGTGAGAGGGGATCATTGCAGGGTTAAATGGGGAAGATATTTTTCTGGCCTTCCAGCTCTCCACGAAGCGACTGGTGATAATGGTCTTGGTGTGTTGCCGTTTTACTTTGGTGGATCCAGTTTCCTCTCCATCTCAGCACAGCCGGAGCTGAGAGAGCGGGATCTGGCAGGACTTCTGGCAGCGGCCTCTCGGAGGATCGTCTTCAAGGGATCTTCTTCAGAGTTGTTCTGTGCATGGCAAGGATCTACTTTCTTGCTGCCTCACTGAAATTGCATGGCCTAAACGAATGAATATTTTTATGAGGCACCTTGCACCAGAGATGGGCCAGGACCAAACCAAGCAGCAGATAGAGAAGGGCCTGAGGTTGTATCAGTCCAATCAGACAGACAAAGCCCTGCATGTCTGGACAAAAGTGCTGGAAAAGACCTCAGATCCTGGAGGGAAGTTTCGGGTGTTGGGGTGCCTGATCACAGCTCACTCAGAAATGGGAAAATATAAAGATATGCTCAAGGTAAGCCTCCTAAATAACAGTATGCTACattcaatatatttttaataactttctttcccttgcgggattaataaaatatgtcaaaaataaaaatctagtTAAGTAACCAATTATAGATATAATCAGTGTCCTACTCTAAATATCTGTGTTGTCATTTGGTTTAGATAATTCATAAAGACATTTCTCACATTTTTACTATTGTGTGATCATATTTTGTTATGCAACCAGCAATGTGTGTGCCACTAAATATCCCATTGATTTTATGTCATTATTATCTCCACTCAGGAGTGGTACAGTTTGTGCTGTAGTAGCATTTTAACACTTCTACAACGTCCAAGTGACTATTGAACAagaagaggtcaaaggtcaccctCTTGGTTCCATTTACAGTAATCTTGAGAAGCATGGGTTAATTTGTGGCTTCCACACAACGCTGAGTAAATAAGTGCCCTGCAACCCGAGTATCAGTGTGGGGTGTCTTGTTGACATAACCATCTTTACTTAAGCAGCACCCACTCTCTTTCACCCCGCTTTAATGAGGACTTTATAAAGTAGAAGCCTCATGTCTttctaattatatatatattttttatataaatctttttatttaatatctATTGATTCACAATTTGCCATCAcctcacactcactctctcttcgCAGTACGCTCTAGATCAAATCGACACAGCCAGAGAAATGGAGGACCCAGACTACCTGACAGAGGGCTACCTGAACTTGGCGCGCAGCAACGAGAAGCTGTGCGACTTCCAGAAAACGGTGTCCTATTGTAAGACCTGCTTAAACATGCAGGGAACCACTGTCAGCCTGCAGCTCAACGGCCAGGTGTGTCTTAGCATGGGCAACGCCTTCCTGGGCCTCAGTGTTTTCCAGAAAGCTTTGGAGAGCTACGAGAAGGCCCTTCGCTACGCACACAACAACGACGACAAGATGCTGGAGTGCAGAGTCTGCTGCAGTCTGGGAAACATCTATGTCCACCTTAAGGTATAAAATCAATGAGATTTGATTTTTCTGAAAGCTTTTGATCATTTTAATGTGTGCTGCACTGCAGATACTACCTCCTAGTCTTTGCTCAGCATTACCTTTTGACTAAATGTCTTCAAAATGTATTCTTGTATCACATAATATAATACAAGGAGTCTGATTAAGAACCTTTCCtttcctgttaaaaaaaaaaatactttgattGTTGCAGAATTCTCAGGTATTTTGTTTGAGTGAAACATTCATTGGACTGCATGGACAGTGTGTCTTGATTGCGCAATCAATACTGATGTTGCCAACGTGTTTGCCGTCGGAGTATGATAACACTGCCAAGCATCCAAGCAAACATCATCAATGGTTAGCTCATGTGGGACTGGGCATTGTTAAACAAGGGCGGAGTGAGTGGGCTGGCTGGCGGGGGGCTCATGTAGTACCCTTGACATCAGAGATTTGTAAGAGTAATCCCTCGGCTTCCTAGGGAGGATTGGTTTCAATGGGATTGTGGCGTTTGAAGAATGCTCTCATATGTCTCCTTATTTTATGAAACAATTTGAGACACGTATatcaaaaatacaaattttCTAAAAGGTTCTTTGTTTGAATACTGTCAAAGGTTAAATTGTCTTAGGAAGGAATAACAAACCAAAAAGTCCATGCTGGTAGTTTCTAAATAGAATGTCTAAGACACTGCCATTTGTGGGCAAGGACTTACTCATCAATAACCTCTTCCAACAGGACTATGAGAAAGCCCTGTTCTTTCCCTGCAAAGCAGCTGAGCTCGTCAATGACTACGGCAAGGGTTGGAGCCTCAAGTATCGAGCCATGAGCCAGTACCACATGTCTGTCGCCTACAGGAAACTGGAGCGCCTGCCAGACGCCATGGAGTGCTGTGAGGTATTGTTTTATAACCGTCCAACACACGATAACAGTCAGAGACGGGACTCACCCCCACAAAGACAAACTTGCATAACTTGTGAAGAATGTGACAGTTTTTGTTTCCTCACAAAGTCGCTGTCCCCTGATGTATTTCTCTGTTTTGATGTCAGAGCTGGAGAAACGGTAGATGTTGTGCTGCTGACAGGTGCAAGTGCCAGTTGTTCTGTTGTACCAGGCCTTGACAAAAATATGCTCACAGAGGTGCTGGTTTAAAGTGTTAATGAAGAGGGTGGCTTTGGTCTTTACTCTGTTCTAATTATGTACTGAGGGTGAAAAATAACTTGATGTCATTTCCTTGGAGTGCAAAAGTAAAGTAACAAGACAGCAGGATGCATTTCACATTTATTACATTTGCTAAATGCATTTAGACAAACAATTTACAAATGTAGTCATATTTACAATACCAGAGTACAAAAGGAGTCCTAAAGGTGAAACAACAACGTCTTACGTTTTGCATCACTTATCAGTCTggtttatttgaaaatatcttGAAACTGCTAAATGAAATAATATGCCATTTGTAAAAGTAGTTTAAATATGACCGTCGGTTTCAGGATTCACACTTCTTTTCATTATAAACAACTCTCTGCTTAATGCTCTCATCCACAGAATTATTGTTTTTGAGTTAAATGTACCCAATGAAATATTTGCATCCATATTAGGCTTTATTTTAGAAGGCATAATATACATTATGTTACTGTATAGTTTAATACTgccatttaatttaaatgtatctactgaaaaaaaaaaaaaaaaacctgactaACTTGAAAGTTAGTCAGATTTTCCATCATTAGATTGTGGTCTCACAGGTGAGGGGGTCAGCCTCTAAATCCCCTGTCTTCCACTTGAACAGGAATCTATGAAGATTGCTCTGCAGCACGGTGACCGTCCTCTGCAGGCTCTTTGCTTACTAAACTTTGCAGACATACACCGCTGCAGGCGTGACGCTGATGTAAGGTGCCACCATTTGTGCGGACTTGTTGGATTAACAATAAGATATTATctttttgatatatatatttttactcaTTTCTCATAGAAAGTTTTGACTCAACTATTTAGTATTTTCCTTACACTGTTGCTCTGGCATCTATATGGGGAGCTTTATTTTGGCATTATTACTTCATCCATCTAGAAAGCATTCCCTCGCTACGAGTCTGCGCTGGGCATCATGACTGAGATCGGAAACCGTCTCGGACAATCACAAGTCTACCTGGGAGTTGCAAAGTGTTGGCTTCTGCAGAAAGAATTTGACAAGGTACCATCATTATATACCTATCTCACTTTAAATATCACAGTCTTATGACTGATGTAATTGTTGTATTGCTTCTCATAATAATGTAGTAattatgtaat contains:
- the ddb2 gene encoding DNA damage-binding protein 2 isoform X1, translated to MKTRPTKSADASESKNKVKKRVGENSGPTLSKKLRERKDGETSKEVGLAGPPLKSAGAQKRGGYGSILHYIYKSTLGQSLHSKMRQCLQEPFVRSLSSYHFLGATSPFDRRITCLEWHPTHPTTLAVGSKGGDIYLQDFKVPTKKTFLQGSGAGDFIGGMKFCPTDLSKVYVASGEGTLTMQSFEGRTPTVLSRSQDCGHDHHNVCYWYCCVDVSVSRQMLVTGDNVGQLVLLGLDGQKIFSDKLHKAKVTHAEFNPRCDWLLATASVDHTVKLWDLRNLKDKKSFLHEMPHERAVNSAYFNPLDCSKLLTTDQYDQIRVYSSSDWSKPQHVIQHPHRQFQHLTPIKATWHPFYDLIVAGRYPDDRVCPGDQRTIDIFDSNTAELVCQLQDPTASGIKSINKFNPMGDVIGSGMGVTVLVWDRNESLISDRHKAQEETSTSVDSLRGQRRSRQQRSSRDRRGPVVDAKLKKKLASLEESETKTKTQTGCTKQKQAQMRKK
- the LOC144522197 gene encoding protein FAM180A translates to MNMKKQLKICFQVILWLSFEQVLQDVAAGISPTSQKTGSSVSDANLMFEFLLGGVELDRDNNIVMLDEEMASMRLGRAFLSQINDNIPRSPSSMVQTVTTLKDQRSRPLTHDQFDVLVLSMVYSAQQAWQQDRRKEQEAWTEVLLQLANVTVHDLRGNYLFSYA
- the ddb2 gene encoding DNA damage-binding protein 2 isoform X2 — its product is MKTRPTKSADASESKNKVKKRVGENSGPTLSKKLRERKDGETSKEGPPLKSAGAQKRGGYGSILHYIYKSTLGQSLHSKMRQCLQEPFVRSLSSYHFLGATSPFDRRITCLEWHPTHPTTLAVGSKGGDIYLQDFKVPTKKTFLQGSGAGDFIGGMKFCPTDLSKVYVASGEGTLTMQSFEGRTPTVLSRSQDCGHDHHNVCYWYCCVDVSVSRQMLVTGDNVGQLVLLGLDGQKIFSDKLHKAKVTHAEFNPRCDWLLATASVDHTVKLWDLRNLKDKKSFLHEMPHERAVNSAYFNPLDCSKLLTTDQYDQIRVYSSSDWSKPQHVIQHPHRQFQHLTPIKATWHPFYDLIVAGRYPDDRVCPGDQRTIDIFDSNTAELVCQLQDPTASGIKSINKFNPMGDVIGSGMGVTVLVWDRNESLISDRHKAQEETSTSVDSLRGQRRSRQQRSSRDRRGPVVDAKLKKKLASLEESETKTKTQTGCTKQKQAQMRKK